The genomic DNA TAATGGCGATTACCAATATTGTAGAAGGTCAATTTGAGCAAGACGTGGCCTTGTCAATTTTTAACAACCAAGATATTCAAGATACATTTATTAGTAATGTATTATCCGTTCTAAGACAAAAGGGTTATCAAGGTGTTAATCTTGACTTTGAATTCATTGGTGCTGAAGGTCGAGAAGCCTATAATCAATTTTTAGAGAGTTTCACTCAACGTCTACATGCAGAAAATTTTATCGTGAGTACCGCGTTAGCTCCGAAAATAAGTGCTGAACAAACTGGTACCTTATATGAAGGGCACGATTATGCGTTTCATGGTCAAACAGTGGATTTCGTTGTCCTTATGACTTATGAATGGGGTTGGAGTGGTGGCCCGCCAATGCCAGTTAGTCCGATTACGCAAGTTGAAAACGTGATCCAATTTGCATCAAGTGTGATGCCTCAAGATAAGATTGTCATGAGCATCCCTTTGTATGGTTATAATTGGACCTTGCCTTATCAGGAAGGCGGTGAATTTGCCACTGCTGTGTCGACCGATCAGGCTGTACGTATAGCCTTACAAAATAACGTCAGTATTAAGTATGATGAAGAAGAAGCGGCGCCGTATTTCCGTTATACGGATAACCAAGGTTCTGAGCATATTGTTTGGTTCGAAGATTTACGAACGATGCTTGCAATGTTTCAACTGGTAAAAGACTATAACTTAGGGGGAATTAACTTTTGGAATTTGGCTTTTCAGTTCCCAGCTGTCTGGCCGCTGGTAACGAGTGAATTTA from Tuberibacillus sp. Marseille-P3662 includes the following:
- a CDS encoding LysM peptidoglycan-binding domain-containing protein, which encodes MDVYVVKSGDTVYQIARNYGVSSQDILTVNQLANPGQLVVGQTLLIPTSENTYTIQPGDSFWSIAEQLGVSYRSLVAANPQLQGQTLYPGMVIQLPQDSTPEIIVNAYLDPSQSGVESFNQAKSALTYLSVFSYEVNAQGELTPPGAYESELLGAIRQSAVAPLMAITNIVEGQFEQDVALSIFNNQDIQDTFISNVLSVLRQKGYQGVNLDFEFIGAEGREAYNQFLESFTQRLHAENFIVSTALAPKISAEQTGTLYEGHDYAFHGQTVDFVVLMTYEWGWSGGPPMPVSPITQVENVIQFASSVMPQDKIVMSIPLYGYNWTLPYQEGGEFATAVSTDQAVRIALQNNVSIKYDEEEAAPYFRYTDNQGSEHIVWFEDLRTMLAMFQLVKDYNLGGINFWNLAFQFPAVWPLVTSEFTVQQ